From the genome of Terriglobales bacterium, one region includes:
- the rpmA gene encoding 50S ribosomal protein L27 yields the protein MAHKKGLGSSRNGRDSNSQRLGVKAFGGQLVSGGTIIVRQRGTRIKPGLNVGRGKDDTLFAKITGVIKFQDKGSMGRYVTVVPVDEPAKA from the coding sequence ATGGCACACAAAAAGGGACTGGGAAGTTCACGGAACGGCCGCGATTCCAACTCGCAGCGGCTGGGTGTGAAGGCGTTCGGCGGGCAACTGGTGTCCGGCGGCACCATCATCGTGCGGCAGCGGGGCACGCGCATCAAGCCGGGGCTGAACGTGGGCCGCGGCAAGGACGATACCCTGTTCGCCAAGATCACCGGGGTCATCAAGTTCCAGGACAAAGGCTCGATGGGGCGCTACGTCACGGTGGTCCCGGTGGATGAGCCGGCCAAGGCGTAG
- the rsfS gene encoding ribosome silencing factor — MSTAQIRRQVAQAIAACQSKKAENLTVLQMDAAASAFTDYFVLCTGLNPRQIQAISDEVEEKLEKAGLRPTHVEGYHQAEWVLLDYVDFVVHVFSERARNYYDLERLWKSARRLDPATLKVAVPRARTGARRAAKPRKTVSRRRR, encoded by the coding sequence ATGAGCACCGCGCAGATCCGCCGCCAGGTCGCCCAAGCCATCGCCGCCTGCCAATCGAAGAAAGCTGAAAACCTCACCGTGCTGCAGATGGACGCTGCGGCGTCGGCCTTCACCGACTATTTCGTTTTGTGCACGGGGCTGAACCCGCGCCAGATCCAGGCCATCTCGGACGAAGTGGAAGAAAAGCTGGAGAAAGCGGGGCTGCGGCCCACGCACGTCGAGGGCTACCACCAGGCCGAGTGGGTGCTGCTGGACTACGTGGACTTCGTGGTGCACGTGTTCAGCGAGCGGGCGCGCAACTACTACGACCTGGAGCGGCTGTGGAAGTCGGCGCGGCGGCTGGACCCGGCGACGCTGAAGGTCGCTGTGCCGCGGGCTCGTACCGGGGCGCGTCGTGCGGCGAAGCCGCGCAAAACGGTAAGCCGCCGGAGGCGCTGA
- a CDS encoding 23S rRNA (pseudouridine(1915)-N(3))-methyltransferase RlmH: MKLHIAWIGKTKESAIRALTEEYLKRLGRYTPTEPHELADEAALLKLVEKSSGRTRPTFVVLDEKGRQFTSQDFADLLRDQQQRGAQNLIFAVGPADGFAHNTRHVADLVVSFGKITLAHELARVVLLEQLYRGFTILHGHPYHRSSG; the protein is encoded by the coding sequence GTGAAGCTCCACATCGCCTGGATCGGGAAGACGAAAGAAAGCGCCATCCGCGCGCTGACCGAGGAGTATCTGAAGCGGCTGGGACGCTACACGCCCACCGAGCCCCATGAGCTGGCCGACGAAGCCGCGCTGCTCAAGCTGGTGGAAAAATCCAGCGGGCGCACACGGCCGACGTTCGTGGTGCTGGACGAGAAAGGGCGGCAGTTCACCTCCCAGGACTTCGCCGACCTGCTGCGCGACCAGCAGCAGCGCGGCGCCCAGAACCTGATCTTCGCCGTCGGCCCGGCCGACGGGTTCGCTCACAACACGCGCCACGTCGCCGACCTCGTGGTCTCCTTCGGCAAGATCACCCTGGCACACGAACTGGCGCGCGTCGTCCTGCTCGAACAACTCTACCGGGGATTTACAATCCTGCATGGGCATCCGTACCACAGAAGCAGTGGCTAG
- the obgE gene encoding GTPase ObgE, which yields MFIDEAKIRVKAGDGGNGCVAFRREKFVPRGGPSGGDGGKGGDVYLESSERHNTLVHFRFNPEYKAERGRHGEGSNKTGRDGADIVLKVPVGTVVYDEDTGERVHDFARADERICIARGGRGGRGNARFATSTHQAPRESEPGRPGEERHLRLELKLLADVGLVGYPNVGKSTLISRISAARPKIADYPFTTLQPNLGVVAVGEAAEMFSFVVADIPGLIEGAHAGAGLGTQFLKHIERTRLLVHLVDVSEASGRPDPVEDFNVIMNELESFGAGLERKPMMVVASKLDIADRKSRDSKLARLRRHARKLKLEFHAISAVAGEGIDELKYAMAERVRRLRSRVTALAADSRG from the coding sequence ATGTTCATCGACGAAGCCAAAATCCGGGTGAAAGCGGGCGACGGAGGCAACGGCTGCGTGGCCTTCCGGCGGGAGAAGTTCGTGCCCCGCGGCGGGCCTTCGGGCGGCGATGGCGGCAAGGGCGGCGACGTCTATCTGGAATCCTCCGAGCGCCACAACACGCTGGTGCACTTCCGCTTCAATCCGGAATACAAAGCCGAACGCGGGCGGCACGGCGAAGGCTCGAACAAAACCGGTCGCGACGGAGCCGACATCGTGCTGAAAGTGCCGGTGGGTACCGTCGTCTACGACGAGGACACGGGCGAGCGCGTGCACGACTTCGCACGCGCCGACGAGCGCATCTGCATCGCCCGCGGCGGACGCGGCGGGCGCGGCAATGCCCGCTTCGCCACTTCGACCCACCAGGCGCCGCGCGAGTCCGAGCCCGGGCGTCCCGGAGAAGAGCGCCATCTGCGCCTGGAGCTGAAGCTGCTGGCGGACGTGGGGCTGGTGGGCTATCCCAACGTGGGCAAGTCCACGCTGATCTCGCGCATCTCGGCGGCGCGGCCCAAGATCGCCGACTACCCGTTCACCACCCTCCAGCCCAACCTGGGCGTGGTGGCGGTGGGCGAGGCGGCGGAAATGTTCAGCTTCGTGGTCGCTGATATTCCCGGGCTCATCGAAGGTGCGCACGCAGGCGCCGGCCTGGGCACGCAGTTCCTGAAGCACATCGAGCGCACGCGCCTGCTGGTGCACCTGGTGGACGTGAGCGAGGCGAGCGGCCGCCCCGATCCGGTGGAAGATTTCAACGTCATCATGAACGAGCTGGAGAGCTTCGGCGCGGGCCTGGAGCGGAAGCCCATGATGGTGGTGGCGTCGAAGCTGGACATCGCCGACCGCAAGTCACGCGACTCGAAGCTCGCCCGCCTGCGCCGCCACGCCCGGAAGCTCAAGCTCGAGTTCCATGCCATTTCCGCCGTGGCCGGCGAAGGGATCGACGAGCTCAAGTATGCGATGGCCGAGCGTGTGCGCCGGTTGCGCTCCCGGGTGACGGCTCTCGCCGCGGATTCACGCGGATAG
- the rplU gene encoding 50S ribosomal protein L21 encodes MYAVIRAGGKQYRVAPGDVIRVERAGHKNGRLEFDVLAVSAAEGQISRGNGASVVGQVVEEGRGAKVMVFHYKRKKQYKKLAGHRQPFTAVRITEIAFEGQKFTAPELPEKKVKAPKPKPETVPAVEAEATPAAKKAEHKAKAKKEAKPKAEAHEKKAAAPKAAAKHKASKPADKGKKKK; translated from the coding sequence ATGTACGCGGTCATTCGTGCGGGCGGGAAACAGTATCGGGTAGCGCCCGGCGACGTCATCCGGGTGGAGCGGGCGGGCCACAAGAACGGCCGGCTGGAGTTCGACGTGCTCGCCGTCTCGGCGGCCGAGGGCCAGATTTCGCGCGGCAACGGCGCCAGCGTGGTGGGCCAGGTAGTGGAAGAGGGCCGCGGCGCCAAGGTCATGGTCTTCCACTACAAGCGCAAGAAGCAATACAAGAAGTTGGCCGGACATCGGCAGCCGTTCACGGCGGTGCGCATCACCGAGATCGCGTTCGAAGGGCAGAAGTTCACCGCGCCCGAGCTTCCGGAAAAGAAAGTGAAGGCTCCGAAACCCAAGCCGGAAACGGTTCCGGCGGTGGAAGCGGAAGCCACTCCGGCTGCGAAGAAAGCCGAGCACAAGGCGAAAGCCAAGAAGGAAGCCAAGCCCAAGGCCGAAGCGCACGAGAAGAAGGCCGCCGCGCCCAAGGCAGCCGCAAAGCACAAGGCGTCCAAGCCGGCGGACAAAGGTAAGAAGAAGAAGTAA
- a CDS encoding sigma-54 dependent transcriptional regulator: MPRDGRSAGASEILHTWIAADPKSVRLLEQVKRVAASSSTVLIRGESGTGKDLLATLLHYLSAGRAEPLVKIDCASLPPELVESELFGYERGAFTGATQMKRGRLEMAGAGSIVLDEVAALPLAVQAKILRAVEEKRCERLGGDRPLRLAARIIALTSADLEHAVARHSFREDLFYRLNVIPLVIPPLRERPADIRPLALHFLKALAETHRRAGMRLAPATLHTFERYSFPGNVRELRNLIERAVVYGTAPEIQPEDLPATVREGRERRMTLAEMERAYIAEVLDAVRGKKSKAAEILGISRKTLLEKRKKYGLD, translated from the coding sequence ATGCCGCGCGACGGCAGGAGCGCCGGCGCTTCGGAGATCCTGCACACCTGGATCGCCGCCGATCCGAAATCCGTACGCCTGCTGGAGCAGGTGAAGCGCGTGGCGGCGAGTTCCTCCACCGTCCTCATCCGCGGCGAGAGCGGCACAGGCAAGGACCTGCTGGCCACGCTGCTGCACTATCTTTCTGCGGGGCGCGCGGAGCCCCTGGTGAAGATCGATTGCGCCAGCCTGCCGCCGGAGCTGGTGGAGAGCGAACTGTTCGGCTACGAGCGCGGAGCTTTCACCGGGGCCACGCAGATGAAGCGCGGGCGGCTGGAAATGGCCGGCGCCGGCAGCATCGTGCTCGATGAAGTGGCGGCGCTGCCGCTGGCCGTGCAGGCCAAGATCCTGCGGGCCGTGGAGGAAAAACGCTGCGAGCGCCTCGGCGGCGACCGCCCCCTCCGCCTCGCCGCCCGTATCATCGCGCTTACCAGCGCCGACTTGGAGCATGCCGTCGCGCGGCACAGCTTCCGCGAAGACCTGTTCTACCGCTTGAACGTGATCCCGCTGGTTATTCCGCCGTTGCGCGAGCGGCCGGCGGACATCCGTCCGCTCGCTCTGCATTTCCTGAAGGCGCTGGCCGAGACCCATCGCCGTGCCGGGATGCGCCTGGCACCGGCGACCCTGCACACCTTCGAACGGTATAGCTTCCCCGGCAACGTGCGCGAGTTGCGCAACCTGATCGAGCGCGCGGTGGTCTATGGAACTGCTCCCGAGATTCAGCCGGAAGATCTGCCTGCCACCGTGCGCGAAGGCCGGGAGCGCCGCATGACGCTCGCAGAGATGGAGCGCGCCTATATCGCGGAAGTCTTGGACGCGGTGCGAGGGAAAAAGTCGAAGGCGGCGGAGATCCTGGGCATCAGCCGGAAGACTCTGTTGGAAAAGCGGAAGAAGTACGGGCTGGATTGA
- the nadD gene encoding nicotinate-nucleotide adenylyltransferase, with amino-acid sequence MRIALFGGTFDPVHRGHLAVARAAIRRYRLDRVLFAPADLPPHKLKRPLTPFFHRLAMLALAVSGEGRFVVSAVDAAGKRTRASYSIETVRRLKRRLGKRDRLFFLIGMDAFKDIATWYRPEALLKECDFIVASRPGFSLKDAFDALPLRLKPKAIVDRKRHAIALGKTTVYLMGGVRVPVSATEVRAAARRGKSLATLVPARVAAYIRRAGLYKR; translated from the coding sequence GTGCGAATTGCCCTTTTCGGCGGGACGTTTGACCCGGTGCACCGCGGACACTTGGCGGTTGCGCGCGCGGCCATTCGGCGCTATCGGCTGGACCGGGTGCTGTTCGCGCCCGCTGACCTGCCGCCGCACAAACTCAAGCGTCCGCTCACGCCTTTTTTCCATCGCCTGGCGATGCTGGCGCTGGCGGTTTCCGGAGAAGGCCGTTTCGTGGTCTCGGCGGTGGATGCGGCCGGCAAGCGCACGCGCGCCAGCTACTCCATCGAGACGGTACGCCGGCTGAAGCGGCGCCTGGGCAAGCGCGACCGCCTGTTCTTCCTCATCGGCATGGATGCCTTCAAGGACATCGCCACCTGGTACCGGCCGGAGGCGCTGCTCAAAGAGTGCGACTTCATCGTCGCCAGCCGGCCGGGATTCTCGTTGAAAGACGCGTTCGACGCTTTACCCCTCCGCCTGAAGCCCAAGGCGATCGTCGATCGCAAGCGCCACGCTATCGCGTTGGGAAAGACCACGGTGTACCTGATGGGCGGCGTGCGCGTGCCCGTCTCCGCCACTGAGGTGCGGGCGGCGGCGCGGCGGGGGAAGTCGCTCGCGACGCTGGTGCCGGCGCGCGTTGCGGCGTACATCCGCCGGGCCGGTCTTTACAAACGTTAG
- the cobO gene encoding cob(I)yrinic acid a,c-diamide adenosyltransferase: MASGRQNPLEKRKTRNGKRGTGVMADVRRGLIIVHTGPGKGKTTAAMGTALRAVGQGMKVLMLQFLKGSWHYGELDAVQAFGDKFVMKQMGRGFVKVGGAEPDPEDVRMVAEAWAEAEKAILSGDWDLVILDEINYAISYGMLDPAKVVETLKKKPEMVHVILTGRNAHPTIVELADTVTEMRQVKHAYEKGVMAQRGIEY; the protein is encoded by the coding sequence GTGGCCAGTGGCAGGCAAAATCCTCTCGAAAAACGAAAAACGAGAAACGGGAAACGAGGAACCGGCGTCATGGCTGACGTTCGCCGCGGTCTGATCATCGTGCATACCGGTCCCGGCAAGGGCAAGACCACCGCCGCCATGGGGACCGCCTTGCGTGCCGTCGGCCAGGGCATGAAAGTCCTGATGCTGCAGTTTCTGAAGGGCTCGTGGCACTACGGCGAGCTGGATGCCGTGCAGGCCTTCGGCGACAAGTTCGTGATGAAGCAGATGGGCCGTGGCTTTGTGAAGGTGGGTGGCGCCGAGCCTGACCCGGAAGACGTGCGCATGGTGGCCGAGGCCTGGGCGGAGGCGGAGAAGGCCATTCTCTCGGGCGACTGGGATTTGGTGATCCTGGACGAGATCAACTACGCCATCAGCTACGGCATGCTCGACCCGGCAAAAGTCGTGGAAACACTGAAAAAGAAGCCGGAGATGGTGCACGTCATCTTGACGGGGCGTAACGCGCATCCGACAATCGTCGAGCTGGCCGACACCGTCACCGAGATGCGCCAGGTCAAGCATGCCTACGAGAAGGGCGTGATGGCGCAGCGGGGCATAGAATACTGA
- a CDS encoding DUF1801 domain-containing protein, with protein MYELQEVATVGENKTKSTNASVSAYIASRAKNEEQKADSKALMSLFKKITKQPPKMWGPSIVGYGSYRYTYESGRSGEIFLAGFAIRGPAFVVYVNAKGAAQKALLAKLGKHSMGKSCLYFKRLADLDKAVLEKLISNSIAAVKEQYAGTGAAGKRGA; from the coding sequence ATGTATGAACTGCAGGAGGTCGCAACAGTGGGGGAAAACAAGACCAAGTCAACCAACGCCAGCGTGAGCGCCTACATCGCCTCGCGCGCCAAGAATGAAGAGCAAAAGGCGGACAGCAAGGCGCTGATGTCCCTCTTCAAGAAGATCACAAAGCAGCCGCCCAAGATGTGGGGCCCGAGCATCGTCGGCTACGGCTCGTATCGCTACACCTACGAGAGCGGACGATCTGGGGAGATATTCCTGGCCGGCTTTGCGATTCGCGGCCCGGCGTTCGTGGTCTATGTCAATGCGAAAGGAGCAGCGCAGAAGGCGTTGCTGGCCAAGCTGGGCAAGCACTCGATGGGCAAGTCATGCCTCTACTTCAAGCGGCTGGCCGATCTTGACAAGGCTGTGCTCGAGAAGCTTATTTCGAACTCGATTGCCGCCGTGAAAGAGCAGTATGCCGGCACGGGCGCCGCGGGAAAGAGAGGCGCATGA